From the Funiculus sociatus GB2-C1 genome, the window AGCAATATCATCTCAAAGGTTTAGTGTTGGATGTCGATGAAACGCTAGTACCACTCTCGGTAGCGCAAGCCTCTGAAGAACTTGTGCAGTGGGTGGAACAAATTAGAAATGTGGCAACGTTGTGGCTGGTGAGTAATAACCTCAGTGAAAGCCGGATTAGCGGCATCGCCAAGTCGTTAAACCTGCCTTATATTACCAGTGCAGCCAAACCTTCTCGACGCAAGTTGAGGCAAGCTGTCACTGCCATGAACTTACCAGTTGAACAGGTGGCGATGGTAGGCGATCGCTTATTCACAGATGTCCTAGCAGGTAACAGACTAGGTATGTTTACTATCCTCGTGGAGCCGATGGTTGACCCCTCAGTTGCCGCGAAATACTACCCAGTCCGCACCGTTGAAGTCTGGATATCTCAAGCTTTGGGCGTTTCTCTCCACGCAAAGCAACAAAACTTTAAAAACCCTGACAATTCATGAGAAAGGGAAATATAAAAAAATAATTATGAAATCCATTATTGTCAAATTTTCCTGAGATTATAATTATGGTTCAAGTGGGGTCAGCCAATATAAAGACCCTAAAAATAAATCCCCGTAAATACCTGCGTAAAACGCCAGTTCCTCCTGTAAGCGGAACTGGCGTTTTACAATTTTCGATAGGGAATGGGGAATGGGGAATTGGGAATTGGGAATTGCAAGGAATCTTACCCAGTCCCCACCCCCTAGTCCCCAGCCCCCAGCCCCCAGCCCCCAGCCCCCAGTCCCCAGCCCCCAGTGTCTCAAACCGTTGTTGTAAAAATTGGTACTTCCAGCCTGACATCGCCAGAAACAGGTAATCTGGCACTTTCCACGATAGCCTCC encodes:
- a CDS encoding YqeG family HAD IIIA-type phosphatase; this encodes MSLIAPLQPDLILGKPILSLTPEILQQYHLKGLVLDVDETLVPLSVAQASEELVQWVEQIRNVATLWLVSNNLSESRISGIAKSLNLPYITSAAKPSRRKLRQAVTAMNLPVEQVAMVGDRLFTDVLAGNRLGMFTILVEPMVDPSVAAKYYPVRTVEVWISQALGVSLHAKQQNFKNPDNS